A stretch of Ferribacterium limneticum DNA encodes these proteins:
- a CDS encoding GTP-binding protein, protein MPDSNPDFLTFKLVYYGPAQSGKTTNLLRLHDLLAPAMKGEIMTMETKDDRTLFFDLLPLGFRAPSGLLIKFRLFTVPGQVAHDGTRKAVLSRADGVVFVADADRAQETNNSESFQSLAENCARVGIDFEHLPLVVQFNKCDLPNATPEAEVRDRWSAAPWPLVFSVALTGQGIASTFAILLRSVYQRFNSEYELASRHGLDEEAFIAGALGPQP, encoded by the coding sequence ATGCCTGACAGCAATCCTGATTTCCTGACCTTCAAGCTCGTTTATTACGGGCCGGCGCAAAGCGGCAAGACGACCAATCTGCTGCGTCTGCATGACCTGCTCGCCCCGGCCATGAAGGGCGAGATCATGACGATGGAAACCAAGGATGACCGGACGCTTTTCTTCGATTTGCTGCCCCTCGGCTTTCGTGCCCCCTCCGGCCTGCTGATCAAGTTTCGCCTGTTTACCGTGCCCGGCCAGGTGGCCCATGACGGCACCCGCAAGGCGGTGTTGTCGCGGGCCGATGGCGTCGTCTTCGTGGCCGATGCCGACCGCGCTCAGGAAACCAACAACAGCGAATCCTTCCAGAGCCTGGCGGAAAACTGCGCCCGGGTCGGCATCGATTTCGAGCACTTGCCGCTGGTCGTCCAGTTCAACAAGTGTGACCTGCCCAATGCCACGCCGGAGGCAGAGGTTCGTGATCGCTGGTCAGCCGCGCCCTGGCCGTTGGTTTTCTCGGTAGCGCTGACCGGGCAGGGGATCGCGTCGACATTCGCCATCCTGTTGCGCAGCGTTTACCAGCGTTTCAACAGTGAATACGAGCTGGCAAGCCGGCACGGGCTGGATGAAGAAGCCTTCATCGCCGGCGCGCTGGGGCCACAGCCGTGA
- a CDS encoding response regulator, translating into MSRILIVDDEDSILNSLKRVLRLAPCVYGNKRYALEVSAFNSPLAALEAARSEDFELFMSDYRMPGMDGIEFLKAAKAIQPDASRLILSGYADLNALVRAVNEVGIERFIGKPWNDYDLMSAIGQALAHRDLMLENRQLANLVRLEMGDTSPEQLEAERLERIEPGITDVNWGPDGSVVLDPEFQARD; encoded by the coding sequence ATGAGCCGTATCCTGATCGTTGATGACGAGGATTCCATCCTCAATTCCCTGAAGCGGGTATTGCGCCTGGCCCCGTGCGTTTACGGCAACAAACGGTATGCGCTGGAAGTGAGTGCCTTCAACTCGCCGCTGGCCGCACTGGAGGCGGCGCGCAGTGAAGACTTCGAGCTGTTCATGAGCGACTACCGGATGCCGGGCATGGATGGCATCGAGTTTCTCAAGGCGGCCAAGGCCATCCAGCCCGACGCCTCCCGCCTGATTCTTTCCGGTTATGCCGACCTCAATGCCCTGGTCCGGGCGGTCAACGAAGTCGGCATCGAGCGCTTCATCGGCAAGCCCTGGAACGATTACGACCTGATGTCGGCGATCGGCCAGGCGCTCGCGCACCGCGACCTGATGCTGGAAAACCGCCAGCTGGCCAACCTGGTGCGTCTGGAGATGGGCGATACCTCGCCGGAGCAACTGGAAGCCGAGCGCCTCGAACGCATTGAGCCGGGCATTACCGATGTGAATTGGGGGCCGGACGGTTCCGTCGTGCTTGACCCCGAGTTCCAGGCCAGGGACTAA
- a CDS encoding PAS domain S-box protein, with product MNPNSPSVAFLRVFLPAVLLILVGIWFWAEQGLSPWAFSVLLIGLAALGARQIVRGRRDERRAEQEFRAIFDHAMVGMARSDTAQRCLEVNPALCRILGRSNDELVGKAWPELTHPDDLAMSQANFERLMAGQSDGYSMEQRFLRADGSVVETHVSVRAIRSASGRNKSFAVVVQDISNWILAEREWEQSAKTLQRFIDHFPGTAYVKDADSRILIANRGFVRQLGLAPAAMIGRRSQDFFPGEFGEKILADDARIMASGQTEVIEESFGGRHYQSTKFVIPRGDGTADLGGITLDVTERRMAEQQLYQRDRRSAVFLELPIKAEALPEKDFMQYGLECAEELTGSAVAFIHLVNDDGNSIELVAWSRSTLEKYCTAAFDKHYPLAEAGIWADAVRQKMPVVVNDYAAAPGKHGLPEGHSVLLRFLSIPVMDGGAVRMVAGVGNKASDYTDYDVETLQLIANETWRIVRRQRIENALRLAMQVVNASPVVCFRWAASEGWPVVFVSENVKQWGYTPDDLKAGKPPFSELVHPDDLSRIADEVSRKTAAGLDGYEQEYRLLTAENQVIWVVDRTIVRRDAEGRALFYDGVLTNITERKTQQLAVSETLAQQKLLNKRLEEAHNQLLQSEKMASIGQLAAGVAHELNNPIGFVHSNLGTLDGYLHDLMAIIEAYDKLAGEMGTSFPALEKVLRLKDDCDFAFLKEDIFSLLSESKDGLGRVRKIVQDLKSFSRVGEQEWQEANLHQGIDSTLNIVWNELKYKCKVIKEYGDIPPVFCLISQLNQVFMNLLVNAGHAIENQGTITIRTYRRGDDAVCVEVSDSGVGIAPENLNRIFEPFYTTKPVGQGTGLGLSLAYSIIERHHGHLEVESSLGKGTTFRVILPVHQGKTAERESVETSL from the coding sequence ATGAACCCAAATAGTCCCAGCGTCGCATTTCTTCGGGTTTTCCTGCCGGCAGTCCTGCTGATTCTGGTCGGTATCTGGTTCTGGGCTGAGCAGGGACTCAGCCCCTGGGCCTTTTCGGTGCTGCTCATCGGGCTGGCCGCTTTGGGGGCGCGCCAGATCGTCAGGGGCAGAAGGGACGAGCGGAGAGCTGAACAAGAATTTCGTGCCATTTTCGACCATGCCATGGTCGGCATGGCGCGTTCCGATACGGCTCAGCGTTGTCTGGAAGTGAACCCCGCGCTTTGCCGCATCCTCGGGCGAAGCAACGACGAACTGGTCGGGAAAGCCTGGCCTGAGCTGACCCACCCGGATGACCTGGCGATGAGCCAGGCCAATTTCGAGCGGCTGATGGCTGGCCAGTCCGATGGCTACTCGATGGAGCAACGCTTCCTGAGAGCTGATGGCTCGGTGGTCGAAACCCATGTTTCCGTCCGTGCCATCCGCAGTGCCAGCGGGCGGAACAAATCTTTTGCCGTGGTCGTCCAGGACATCAGCAACTGGATTCTGGCCGAGCGGGAATGGGAACAGTCGGCAAAAACGCTGCAGCGCTTCATCGATCACTTTCCCGGAACGGCGTATGTCAAGGATGCCGACTCACGCATCCTGATTGCCAATCGTGGTTTCGTCCGACAACTGGGCCTGGCGCCCGCGGCAATGATCGGTCGCCGCTCGCAGGATTTTTTCCCGGGTGAGTTCGGCGAGAAGATTCTGGCCGACGATGCGCGAATCATGGCCAGCGGCCAAACCGAGGTCATCGAGGAAAGTTTTGGCGGTCGCCACTACCAGTCGACCAAGTTCGTCATTCCGCGCGGTGATGGCACGGCAGACCTGGGGGGCATCACCCTCGATGTTACCGAGCGAAGGATGGCCGAACAGCAGTTGTACCAGCGCGACCGGCGCTCGGCCGTTTTTCTTGAACTGCCGATCAAGGCCGAGGCGCTCCCTGAAAAGGACTTCATGCAATACGGCCTCGAATGCGCCGAGGAACTGACCGGGAGCGCTGTCGCTTTCATTCACTTGGTCAACGATGACGGCAATAGCATCGAACTGGTGGCCTGGTCGCGGAGCACGCTGGAAAAATACTGCACGGCCGCCTTCGACAAGCACTACCCGCTGGCCGAAGCGGGTATCTGGGCGGATGCGGTACGGCAAAAAATGCCTGTCGTCGTCAACGACTACGCGGCGGCTCCGGGCAAGCACGGGCTTCCGGAGGGGCATTCCGTGCTGCTGCGCTTTCTCAGCATTCCGGTCATGGATGGCGGGGCCGTCAGGATGGTGGCCGGCGTCGGGAACAAAGCGAGCGATTACACCGACTATGACGTCGAAACGCTGCAACTGATCGCCAACGAAACCTGGCGGATTGTCCGCCGGCAGCGGATAGAGAATGCCCTGCGGCTGGCCATGCAGGTGGTCAATGCCAGCCCGGTGGTCTGCTTCCGCTGGGCCGCCAGCGAGGGCTGGCCGGTGGTTTTTGTTTCGGAGAACGTCAAGCAATGGGGCTATACACCGGATGACCTGAAAGCCGGCAAGCCACCATTCAGCGAACTCGTTCATCCCGATGACCTGTCCCGTATTGCCGACGAGGTCAGCCGCAAGACTGCCGCCGGGCTGGATGGTTATGAACAGGAATACCGTCTGCTGACGGCTGAAAATCAGGTCATCTGGGTCGTCGACCGCACCATCGTGCGGCGCGACGCCGAGGGCAGGGCCCTCTTTTACGATGGCGTCCTGACCAACATCACGGAGCGCAAGACCCAGCAGCTGGCGGTCAGCGAAACCCTGGCCCAGCAGAAACTGCTGAACAAACGCCTTGAAGAGGCGCACAACCAGTTGTTGCAATCGGAAAAAATGGCGTCCATCGGCCAGCTGGCGGCCGGCGTCGCCCATGAACTGAATAATCCGATCGGTTTCGTGCATTCCAACCTCGGCACCCTGGATGGCTACCTGCATGACCTGATGGCCATCATCGAGGCCTACGACAAATTGGCCGGCGAGATGGGGACGTCGTTCCCCGCGCTGGAAAAAGTCCTCCGTCTGAAGGATGACTGTGATTTTGCTTTCCTCAAGGAAGACATTTTCAGCCTGTTGAGCGAGTCAAAGGATGGGCTAGGCCGGGTGCGGAAGATCGTCCAGGATCTGAAGAGTTTTTCGCGCGTCGGCGAGCAGGAGTGGCAGGAGGCCAATCTGCATCAGGGTATCGATTCGACCCTGAACATTGTCTGGAACGAGCTCAAATACAAGTGCAAGGTGATCAAGGAATATGGCGACATCCCGCCTGTTTTCTGCCTGATCTCGCAACTCAACCAGGTCTTCATGAACCTGCTGGTCAACGCGGGACATGCCATCGAAAATCAAGGTACGATCACCATCCGTACCTATCGCCGGGGCGACGATGCGGTCTGCGTTGAAGTCAGCGACAGCGGCGTCGGTATCGCTCCCGAAAACCTCAACCGCATCTTCGAACCCTTCTACACCACCAAGCCGGTTGGCCAGGGGACCGGTCTCGGACTTTCTCTGGCCTACAGCATTATCGAGAGACATCACGGCCACCTTGAGGTCGAGAGCAGCCTTGGCAAGGGAACGACATTCCGTGTCATCCTGCCTGTTCATCAAGGAAAGACAGCCGAAAGAGAATCTGTGGAGACATCATTGTGA
- a CDS encoding EAL domain-containing protein, producing the protein MINPAGGAADGTRPIVLVVDDVPVNLNIVSEIVRDMGLNVRAASNGQTALRYARLDPQPDLILLDIMMPGMDGHEVLARLRADPATSNIPVIFVTAINNPDEEGAGLHEGAVDYITKPIQPAILRARVESQIEIKRSRDLLAGQKVWLEQEVSRRVAENKQLDARLQMAISSSASGIWEHDHQAGTSLWNDSLARILGREPGAAPIAEHMALIHPEDRARTENYLAEALLKGDEIFIDDIRMQHRDGHWVSMEVRGKVIRRDTEGAPLLTLGTMVDISQRKAAEAEQRLAAVVFTGISDGICITDPGGKILLINAAFSKVTGYSASEVLNQNPKILRSGIHGAEFYRDMWDCLNRHDNWQGEITNRRKSGDLVTEWLSISAVRDTQGRLMHYVGLFSDLSERQAAAERIQYLSSYDPLTNLPNRNLFADRLGQSLIAAHRFKRETAVILLDLDRFRFINDTLGPPAGDEVLVEVARRLNLQVREGDTIGRRSGNEFGFVMASLAQESDAIALAQRMLDAIAVPFEIKGQSLVMTASIGISVAPRNGEEADTLLTCADAALLRAKKGGRGTFRFYSPEMDANAARRLGLEAALRDALARNELAVHYQPQISLESGNMIGMEALLRWNTAQFGPVSPAEFIPIAEETGLILPIGEWVLRTACEQTKRWLDLGLANLRVAVNLSTRQFRQPNLAGLVRQVLDETRLPPGALELEITESAFIDDIDEAIAQCHALKTLGTKLSLDDFGTGYSSLAYISRFPFDKIKIDQGFVRDIIENPVNAAIATAAIVMARSLNLTVLAEGVETEAQASFLRGRRCDSMQGYLFSPALPAGQFEQLLSGNKRLALVDKPTDNGQTLLVVDDEPNILSALSRLLRREGFQILTATSPNDAFELLAKNPVQVILSDQRMPEMSGTEFFARVRQLYPETIRIVLTGYTDLDSVTDAINRGAIYKFLTKPWDDDQLREQIREAFRMTKDHQRHAFFAQDEPK; encoded by the coding sequence AACGGCCAGACCGCCTTGCGCTACGCCCGGCTCGACCCTCAGCCGGACCTCATCCTGCTCGATATCATGATGCCCGGCATGGATGGCCATGAAGTGCTCGCCCGACTGCGTGCCGACCCGGCAACCAGCAATATTCCGGTGATCTTCGTGACGGCGATCAACAACCCGGACGAGGAAGGGGCCGGGCTGCACGAAGGGGCGGTCGACTACATCACCAAGCCGATCCAGCCGGCCATCTTGCGGGCCCGGGTCGAAAGCCAGATTGAAATCAAGCGTTCCCGCGATCTGCTGGCCGGTCAAAAGGTTTGGCTGGAGCAGGAGGTCAGTCGCCGGGTGGCCGAAAACAAGCAACTTGATGCTCGCCTGCAGATGGCGATTTCAAGCTCCGCCTCCGGCATCTGGGAGCACGACCACCAAGCGGGAACCAGCCTGTGGAACGACTCCCTGGCCCGGATACTGGGCCGGGAACCGGGAGCGGCGCCCATTGCCGAGCACATGGCGCTGATCCATCCGGAGGATCGCGCCCGGACTGAAAACTATCTGGCCGAGGCACTGCTCAAGGGCGATGAAATTTTTATCGACGACATCCGAATGCAGCATCGGGATGGCCATTGGGTGTCCATGGAGGTGCGCGGCAAGGTGATTCGTCGCGACACCGAGGGCGCTCCCCTGCTGACGCTCGGTACCATGGTCGACATCAGCCAGCGCAAGGCGGCGGAAGCCGAGCAGCGTCTGGCCGCGGTCGTCTTCACCGGGATCAGCGACGGTATTTGCATTACCGATCCGGGTGGCAAAATTCTGCTGATCAATGCCGCCTTTTCCAAGGTGACCGGCTATTCCGCCAGTGAAGTGCTCAACCAGAACCCGAAGATACTTCGCTCGGGCATTCACGGCGCCGAGTTTTACCGCGACATGTGGGATTGCCTCAATCGCCACGACAACTGGCAGGGTGAAATCACCAATCGGCGCAAGAGCGGCGATCTGGTCACCGAATGGCTGAGCATTTCGGCCGTTCGCGATACCCAGGGCCGACTGATGCACTACGTCGGCCTCTTCAGCGACCTGTCCGAGCGTCAGGCGGCGGCGGAGCGCATCCAGTATCTTTCCAGCTACGATCCGCTGACCAACCTGCCCAATCGCAATCTGTTTGCTGACCGTCTCGGCCAGTCGCTGATTGCCGCGCACCGCTTCAAGCGGGAAACGGCGGTCATCCTGCTCGACCTCGATCGCTTTCGTTTCATCAATGACACCCTTGGCCCACCGGCCGGTGATGAAGTGCTGGTCGAGGTCGCCCGTCGCCTCAATCTGCAGGTCCGGGAAGGCGACACCATCGGCCGGCGCTCCGGCAACGAATTCGGTTTCGTCATGGCCAGCCTGGCGCAGGAAAGCGATGCCATTGCACTCGCCCAGCGCATGCTCGATGCGATTGCCGTTCCCTTCGAGATCAAGGGGCAATCGCTGGTCATGACCGCCAGCATCGGCATCAGCGTCGCCCCGCGCAACGGTGAAGAGGCGGATACGCTGCTGACCTGCGCCGACGCCGCCCTGTTGCGCGCCAAGAAGGGCGGGCGCGGCACTTTCCGCTTCTACTCGCCGGAAATGGACGCCAATGCGGCTCGCCGTCTGGGGCTGGAGGCGGCGCTGCGCGATGCCCTTGCGCGCAATGAGCTGGCGGTCCATTACCAGCCGCAGATCAGCCTTGAAAGCGGCAACATGATCGGCATGGAAGCCTTGCTGCGCTGGAACACCGCACAGTTCGGCCCGGTGTCGCCGGCTGAATTCATTCCGATTGCGGAGGAAACCGGCCTGATCCTGCCCATCGGCGAGTGGGTCTTGCGCACCGCCTGCGAGCAGACCAAGCGCTGGCTCGATCTCGGTCTGGCCAACCTGCGCGTTGCCGTCAATCTGTCGACGCGTCAGTTCCGCCAGCCCAACCTGGCTGGCCTCGTCCGTCAGGTGCTCGATGAAACCAGATTGCCGCCGGGCGCGCTGGAGCTGGAAATTACCGAAAGTGCCTTCATCGATGACATTGACGAAGCGATTGCCCAGTGCCATGCCTTGAAGACGCTCGGGACCAAGCTCTCGCTCGATGATTTCGGTACCGGTTATTCCTCGCTGGCCTATATTTCGCGCTTCCCGTTCGACAAGATCAAGATCGACCAGGGCTTCGTGCGCGACATTATCGAAAATCCGGTCAACGCGGCGATCGCCACGGCGGCCATCGTCATGGCCCGCAGCCTCAACCTGACCGTGCTCGCCGAAGGTGTGGAAACCGAAGCACAGGCCAGTTTCCTGCGCGGGCGACGCTGCGACTCGATGCAGGGCTATCTGTTCAGTCCCGCCCTGCCGGCCGGGCAATTCGAGCAGTTGCTGTCTGGCAACAAGCGTCTGGCCCTGGTCGATAAACCGACCGACAACGGCCAGACCTTGCTGGTCGTCGATGACGAACCCAATATTCTCTCGGCGCTGTCGCGCCTGCTGCGCCGCGAGGGCTTCCAGATCCTCACCGCGACCTCGCCGAATGATGCGTTCGAATTGCTGGCCAAGAATCCGGTGCAGGTCATTCTTTCCGACCAGCGCATGCCGGAAATGTCCGGGACCGAGTTTTTTGCCCGCGTCCGCCAGCTTTATCCGGAAACCATCCGCATTGTGCTGACCGGCTATACCGATCTCGATTCGGTCACCGATGCGATCAATCGCGGCGCGATCTATAAATTCCTGACCAAGCCCTGGGATGATGACCAACTGCGCGAACAGATCCGCGAAGCTTTCCGGATGACCAAGGATCATCAGCGCCACGCCTTTTTCGCTCAAGATGAACCCAAATAG
- a CDS encoding HD domain-containing phosphohydrolase, whose amino-acid sequence MSEEQSFPTLLFVDDEPGILSALRRLFRPHGYRIFIAESGAAGLEILAKESVDLVISDMRMPEMDGAAFLKEVRNRWPQVMRILLTGYADITSTVAAINQGEIYRYVSKPWDDNEIITIVREATERQRLETENQRLSALTKAQNDELKQLNTSLEQKVAERTAELRQALSFVEQAHSELKKSFLTSVQVFAGVIELRGGPLGSQMSGHGRRVAEQARSVAQRLGLPDAEVQNVMLAGLLHDIGKLGLPDELLAKPYNMLTAEQRNLVMKHPAVGQNILMGIDKFKEAAVLVRHHHECFDGSGYPDHLTGIAIPQGSRILCVVNDYDALLIGTLAQRPLKPAEALNFLIDNRGKRYDPTVVDTFVKLLAETKKTGAVEVPLRTMHLKPGMVLSRDLEHRDGYMLLAKGSALTAEIIAQLIRMESTEQHMLTLYIRQEEK is encoded by the coding sequence GTGAGCGAGGAACAGAGCTTCCCGACCCTACTTTTCGTCGATGACGAGCCTGGCATCCTGTCCGCGCTGCGGCGGCTTTTCCGCCCGCACGGCTACCGCATCTTCATTGCCGAGAGCGGTGCGGCCGGGCTGGAAATACTCGCCAAAGAGTCGGTCGATCTGGTCATTTCCGACATGCGCATGCCGGAAATGGATGGTGCCGCCTTCCTCAAGGAAGTGCGGAACCGCTGGCCGCAGGTCATGCGCATCCTGCTGACCGGTTATGCCGATATCACGTCTACCGTGGCGGCGATCAATCAGGGGGAAATCTATCGTTACGTTTCCAAGCCCTGGGATGACAACGAGATCATCACCATCGTCCGCGAAGCAACCGAACGCCAGCGGCTCGAAACCGAAAACCAGCGTCTGAGCGCCCTGACCAAGGCCCAGAACGATGAATTGAAGCAACTGAACACCAGCCTGGAGCAGAAAGTTGCCGAGCGCACCGCTGAATTGCGCCAGGCGCTGAGCTTTGTCGAACAGGCGCACAGCGAGCTGAAAAAGTCCTTCCTGACCAGCGTCCAGGTGTTTGCCGGCGTCATCGAGTTGAGGGGCGGGCCGCTGGGTAGTCAGATGTCTGGCCACGGCCGGCGCGTCGCCGAGCAGGCGCGCAGCGTTGCCCAGCGCCTCGGGCTGCCCGATGCCGAGGTCCAGAACGTCATGCTGGCCGGCCTGTTGCACGACATCGGCAAGCTCGGCCTGCCCGACGAATTGCTGGCCAAGCCTTACAACATGTTGACGGCCGAGCAACGGAATCTGGTGATGAAACACCCGGCGGTCGGCCAGAACATCCTGATGGGCATCGACAAGTTCAAGGAGGCCGCCGTACTGGTGCGCCACCACCACGAATGTTTTGATGGCAGTGGCTATCCCGATCATCTGACCGGGATAGCCATCCCGCAGGGCAGCCGCATTCTGTGTGTCGTCAATGACTATGACGCCTTGCTCATCGGCACGCTGGCCCAGCGCCCGCTCAAGCCGGCTGAAGCGTTGAATTTCCTGATCGACAATCGGGGCAAGCGCTATGACCCGACGGTGGTCGATACTTTCGTCAAGCTCCTGGCCGAAACCAAAAAGACCGGTGCGGTCGAAGTGCCGCTGCGCACCATGCACCTCAAGCCGGGCATGGTGCTCTCCCGCGACCTGGAGCACCGTGACGGTTACATGCTGCTGGCCAAAGGGAGTGCGCTGACCGCCGAAATCATTGCCCAGCTGATCCGCATGGAATCGACTGAACAACACATGCTGACGCTCTACATCCGCCAGGAGGAAAAATGA
- a CDS encoding sensor histidine kinase, with protein MSQGFDREWRLGELLDAPLVEKIGPAMAALLGGDLAITDEAGTVFWGLPAPEARREPLILELEPVAYLLSSSADTPALKAASNLLLALLRSQVRFKMASSLHLEAVAEDFESLRREHARLMESETRYKTLSEELEERVKKQTAQLEERQQMLYQAEKLASVGQLAAGMAHEINNPLGFVRSNFSSFSNYLDQIAKLKAQPGTAEQAWQALDLDFVIEDCADLLKESASGLERIARIVADLKGFSNVDRATQEFTDLNECLHQAVSMAETQKPAGINFRLELLPLPRIVCLPGHINQLFFNVIRNAMQAIQDAKRPGEVKISSEANEEGIAIRIHDNGIGMTAAQLEHVFEPFYTTRPVGSGVGIGLSTARNIVLAHSGRIALDSQPDGGTTVSLFFPAPK; from the coding sequence GTGAGCCAGGGTTTCGACCGTGAATGGCGGCTGGGCGAGCTGCTCGATGCGCCGCTGGTCGAAAAAATAGGGCCGGCCATGGCCGCCTTGCTCGGTGGCGATCTGGCCATCACCGACGAGGCTGGCACCGTCTTCTGGGGGCTGCCCGCGCCTGAAGCCCGCCGGGAGCCGCTGATTCTCGAATTGGAACCCGTTGCTTATCTGCTCAGCAGTTCGGCCGACACGCCGGCCCTGAAAGCGGCCAGCAATCTGCTGCTTGCCCTGCTGCGCTCGCAGGTCCGCTTCAAGATGGCATCGAGCCTGCATCTCGAAGCGGTGGCTGAAGACTTCGAATCGTTGCGCCGCGAACATGCCCGCCTGATGGAGTCTGAAACCCGTTACAAGACGCTGTCGGAAGAACTGGAAGAGCGGGTCAAGAAACAAACCGCCCAGCTCGAAGAGCGCCAGCAGATGCTCTACCAGGCCGAGAAACTCGCCTCGGTCGGCCAGCTGGCGGCGGGCATGGCGCATGAGATCAACAATCCGCTGGGCTTCGTTCGCAGCAATTTTTCCTCTTTCAGCAACTATCTGGACCAAATCGCCAAACTGAAAGCGCAACCCGGCACTGCCGAGCAGGCCTGGCAGGCCCTGGATCTCGATTTCGTCATTGAAGACTGCGCGGACCTGCTCAAGGAAAGCGCCTCCGGGCTGGAAAGAATCGCCCGCATCGTGGCCGACCTGAAGGGTTTTTCGAACGTGGACCGGGCCACCCAGGAATTCACCGACCTCAACGAGTGCCTGCATCAGGCGGTGAGCATGGCTGAAACCCAGAAGCCGGCGGGCATCAATTTCCGCCTCGAACTCTTGCCGCTGCCCAGAATCGTCTGCCTGCCGGGGCATATCAACCAGCTTTTCTTCAACGTCATCCGCAATGCCATGCAGGCTATCCAGGATGCCAAACGCCCGGGCGAGGTGAAGATTTCGTCGGAAGCCAATGAGGAAGGGATCGCCATCCGCATCCACGATAACGGCATCGGCATGACCGCGGCGCAGCTGGAGCACGTTTTCGAACCCTTCTACACGACCCGCCCGGTGGGGTCCGGGGTCGGCATTGGCCTGTCCACCGCCCGCAATATCGTGCTCGCCCACAGCGGCCGGATTGCGCTCGATAGCCAACCCGATGGCGGGACGACCGTCTCCCTTTTCTTCCCGGCTCCGAAATGA